From one Triticum urartu cultivar G1812 chromosome 3, Tu2.1, whole genome shotgun sequence genomic stretch:
- the LOC125542395 gene encoding beta-1,2-xylosyltransferase XYXT1-like → MGDDHGAKLVKSLRGAAQKYVGVGFFLGFFLVLLTYFTLSEQFAIAAPNAIRRTSTPTAPAVAEKTVQQQQQLPVIKEEAPLPEHEQVQEKPPPVDEEPHRETEEPNSETEEDPKPTDDATKIVTTAEESAPAKKPACDIQGPWASDVCDLAGGSGGVRIHGSTHTVLVPPTIESGGSNPNPQEWRVLPYSRKHMSGIKEITVRELPSATDAPRCAVTSQVPALVFAMGGLTGNYWHDFSDVMIPLYLQASRFDGEVQLVVTNIQPWYAGKYRHIIARLSRYDVVDMDKDDQVRCFPSAVVGIRMHKEFSIDPTKEPTGHSMPEFTKFLRNVFALPRAAPMRVTAGSDKKPRMMIISRRHPRKLVNVAEVVALAKRIGFEVVIGDPPFNVDVGDFAREVNAADVLMGVHGAGLTNSLFLPTGAVFIQVNPFGKMEHIGEVDFGTPAVDMGLKYMAYSCGMEESTLVDTLGRDHPAVKDPESVHRSGWSKVAEYYLGKQDVKLDLQRFEPVLIKAMAMLRE, encoded by the exons ATGGGGGACGACCATGGCGCCAAGCTGGTGAAGAGCCTGCGGGGCGCGGCGCAGAAGTACGTCGGCGTCGGCTTCTTCCTCGGCTTCTTCCTCGTCCTCCTCACCTACTTCACCCTCTCCGAGCAGTTCGCCATCGCCGCGCCCAACG CTATCCGAAGGACCTCGACGCCGACCGCCCCGGCCGTGGCAGAGAAGACGgtgcagcagcagcaacagctcccCGTCATAA aggaggaagcacctctGCCAGAGCATGAGCAAGTACAAGAGAAGCCACCGCCTGTCGATGAGGAGCCCCACAGGGAAACAGAGGAGCCCAACTCAGAAACAGAGGAGGACCCCAAGCCCACCG ATGACGCTACCAAGATCGTGACGACGGCGGAGGAGAGCGCGCCGGCGAAGAAGCCGGCGTGCGACATCCAGGGCCCCTGGGCGTCCGACGTCTGCGACCTcgccggcggcagcggcggcgtgCGCATCCACGGCTCCACCCACACGGTGCTCGTCCCGCCCACCATCGAGTCCGGCGGCAGCAACCCCAACCCGCAGGAGTGGCGCGTGCTGCCCTACTCCCGGAAGCACATGTCCGGCATCAAGGAGATCACCGTGCGCGAGCTGCCCTCGGCCACCGACGCGCCCCGCTGCGCCGTCACCTCGCAGGTCCCCGCGCTCGTCTTCGCCATGGGCGGCCTCACGGGCAACTACTGGCACGACTTCAGCGACGTCATGATCCCGCTCTACCTCCAGGCATCGCGCTTCGACGGCGAGGTGCAGCTCGTGGTCACCAACATCCAGCCCTGGTACGCCGGCAAGTACCGCCACATCATCGCCCGGCTGTCCCGGTACGACGTGGTGGACATGGACAAGGACGACCAGGTGCGCTGCTTCCCCAGCGCCGTCGTCGGCATCCGCATGCACAAGGAGTTCAGCATCGACCCCACCAAGGAGCCCACGGGCCACTCCATGCCGGAGTTCACCAAGTTCCTCCGCAACGTCTTCGCGCTCCCGCGCGCCGCGCCGATGAGGGTCACCGCCGGGAGCGACAAGAAGCCGAGGATGATGATCATCTCCCGGCGCCACCCGAGGAAGCTGGTGAACGTGGCGGAGGTGGTGGCGCTCGCCAAGCGGATCGGCTTCGAGGTGGTGATCGGGGACCCGCCGTTCAACGTGGACGTGGGCGACTTCGCGCGGGAGGTGAACGCCGCCGACGTGCTCATGGGGGTGCACGGCGCCGGGCTGACCAACTCGCTCTTCCTGCCGACGGGGGCGGTGTTCATCCAGGTGAACCCCTTCGGCAAGATGGAGCACATCGGGGAGGTCGACTTCGGGACGCCGGCGGTGGACATGGGGCTCAAGTACATGGCCTACTCCTGCGGCATGGAGGAGAGCACGCTGGTGGACACGCTCGGGCGCGACCACCCGGCGGTCAAGGACCCGGAGTCGGTGCACCGGAGCGGGTGGAGCAAGGTGGCGGAGTACTACCTCGGCAAGCAGGACGTGAAGCTCGACCTCCAGCGGTTCGAGCCCGTGCTCATCAAGGCCATGGCCATGCTCAGAGAGTAG